The proteins below come from a single Eubacterium limosum genomic window:
- the hydE gene encoding [FeFe] hydrogenase H-cluster radical SAM maturase HydE, with amino-acid sequence MKDLICKLEQNESLEKAEWIQLITGQTPELSDFLFERARYQAQKYYGNRIYTRGLIEFSNYCKNDCYYCGIRRSNDCVKRYRLSKDDIMECCTTGYKLGFRTFVLQGGEDPWFNDDRMCRIVGHIRRTYPDCAITLSLGERSIESYKRLYNAGANRYLLRHETADFSHYHTLHPEALSPETRQSCLYNLKAIGYQVGTGMMVGSPGQTAEHLTEDLLFMKALEPSMVGIGPFIPQKDTPFGNERPGTVEQTLFLIGLIRLMLPNALIPATTALGTIDPIGREKGVLAGANVVMPNLSPLSVRKKYALYDNKICTGDEAAECRSCLQKRMHRIGYDLAVDRGDAAEK; translated from the coding sequence ATGAAAGACCTAATCTGTAAACTGGAACAAAATGAGTCGCTGGAAAAAGCAGAATGGATTCAACTGATTACCGGACAGACACCGGAGCTTTCGGACTTTCTCTTTGAAAGGGCTCGATATCAGGCTCAAAAATATTATGGAAACCGTATTTATACCCGCGGACTCATCGAATTCTCAAACTACTGTAAAAACGACTGCTATTACTGCGGTATCCGCAGAAGTAATGACTGCGTAAAACGCTACCGCCTTTCCAAGGATGACATCATGGAGTGCTGTACCACAGGCTACAAACTGGGTTTCAGGACTTTTGTACTCCAGGGCGGTGAGGATCCCTGGTTTAATGACGACCGGATGTGCCGCATCGTCGGACATATCCGCCGAACCTATCCTGACTGTGCCATTACCCTGTCATTGGGCGAACGCAGCATCGAATCCTATAAACGTCTTTACAATGCTGGTGCGAACCGTTATCTTTTAAGGCATGAAACAGCAGATTTCTCACATTATCATACCCTGCATCCCGAAGCGCTTTCTCCCGAAACGCGCCAAAGCTGTCTTTATAATCTTAAAGCGATTGGCTATCAGGTAGGCACTGGCATGATGGTCGGTTCACCTGGACAAACAGCCGAGCATTTGACTGAGGATCTTCTATTCATGAAAGCACTGGAACCCTCCATGGTAGGCATAGGACCTTTTATTCCCCAGAAGGATACCCCTTTTGGCAATGAAAGGCCAGGTACTGTGGAGCAAACCCTTTTCTTAATCGGTCTGATCCGCCTCATGCTGCCAAACGCCTTGATACCAGCGACCACTGCCCTTGGAACCATTGACCCCATCGGCCGTGAAAAAGGTGTACTGGCAGGCGCCAATGTGGTCATGCCGAACCTGTCCCCTCTTTCAGTTCGAAAAAAATATGCCCTGTATGACAATAAAATATGTACCGGAGACGAAGCGGCCGAGTGCCGTTCCTGCCTTCAGAAGCGTATGCACCGGATCGGCTATGATCTGGCTGTGGACCGCGGTGACGCGGCCGAAAAATAA
- a CDS encoding MarR family winged helix-turn-helix transcriptional regulator: MQGDNFYYTEIFKKIANRQKVLLNLGTSEYGVTYTQSMVILFLFETQKFYGDDHEISQKDVENYLYVKGSTVTRLLARMEENGLITREKSQRDSRSNCLHLTEKGESCHKLFFDVLDNIEEMMIKGLTTSEKEQLQILLQKVLANINK, from the coding sequence ATGCAAGGAGATAATTTTTATTATACAGAGATTTTCAAAAAAATCGCCAACAGGCAAAAGGTACTGCTGAACCTTGGAACCTCTGAATACGGCGTAACCTATACCCAGTCCATGGTGATTCTTTTTCTTTTTGAAACGCAAAAATTCTATGGTGACGACCATGAAATCAGCCAAAAAGACGTTGAAAACTACCTGTACGTAAAGGGATCAACCGTGACACGCCTGCTTGCCCGTATGGAAGAAAACGGATTGATCACCCGCGAAAAAAGCCAGCGGGACAGCCGCTCTAACTGCCTTCATCTCACTGAAAAGGGTGAATCCTGCCATAAGCTGTTCTTCGATGTTCTTGACAATATTGAGGAGATGATGATAAAGGGCTTAACAACATCCGAGAAAGAACAGCTTCAAATACTTTTGCAAAAAGTACTGGCTAATATCAACAAATAA
- a CDS encoding MDR family MFS transporter, with protein MKKKNTASSEHSKVTRREILVLAIVITGAFIAILNQTVLSPALPKLMEDFQITAGTAQWVTTIYLLVNGIMVPITAFLIDRYPTRKLFIISLLSFIAGTALTGSAPNFGLLIIGRILQAIGAGIQLPLVAVIPMIIFPVEKRGTAMGMAGIVMSCAPAVGPVVAGWIIDAFGWRMMFWSILPLAVILLVVSFIFLTNVGELKHPHLDIFSVVLSTLAFGGLLYGFSNASNMGWVSPLVILPLIIGAVALVWFIRRQFHIKEPLLELRVLKTPKFAYSAIIVTVINSALSAGSIVLPLYLQNVLGLSAFQTGMLMMPGAAASIIVSPLSGMLFDKFGPRVISIVGLLGLTGALTGLAFIGPATPIPYLVCIYVLQSAGLTLANMPVNTWGLNALKNEYIAHGNAISNTGRQVGGSISTAIIVTIMTMVTTAHQSASPVLSTASGIRAAYGVSAGVAAVALVVAILKVRPDKSKIGLETETEAV; from the coding sequence TTGAAGAAAAAAAACACGGCTTCTTCCGAACATTCTAAGGTAACCCGCAGAGAAATTCTTGTTCTGGCAATCGTCATCACTGGCGCTTTTATTGCCATTTTAAACCAAACAGTTTTATCTCCGGCACTACCCAAATTAATGGAAGATTTTCAAATTACTGCCGGAACAGCACAGTGGGTAACCACCATCTATTTATTGGTAAATGGTATCATGGTCCCTATTACGGCCTTTTTAATCGACCGCTACCCCACACGTAAGCTGTTTATTATTTCACTACTTTCCTTTATTGCGGGTACAGCCCTAACCGGCAGCGCCCCAAACTTTGGACTGTTAATTATCGGCCGGATTCTTCAGGCCATCGGCGCTGGTATACAGCTTCCTCTGGTGGCGGTTATACCGATGATTATTTTCCCAGTCGAAAAGCGCGGCACCGCCATGGGGATGGCAGGCATTGTCATGAGCTGCGCACCGGCTGTAGGGCCAGTTGTGGCGGGTTGGATTATCGATGCCTTTGGCTGGCGGATGATGTTTTGGTCCATCCTTCCTCTGGCCGTCATCCTGTTGGTTGTCAGTTTTATTTTCCTGACCAATGTCGGAGAACTAAAACACCCTCATCTAGATATTTTTTCTGTCGTTTTGTCTACACTGGCTTTTGGCGGTCTACTTTACGGCTTTTCAAACGCCAGCAATATGGGCTGGGTAAGCCCGCTTGTTATTTTACCGCTGATTATCGGTGCTGTTGCGCTGGTATGGTTTATCCGCAGACAGTTTCATATCAAAGAACCCTTACTTGAGCTCCGGGTTTTAAAGACACCCAAATTTGCTTATTCAGCCATTATTGTGACGGTTATTAACTCAGCCCTTTCTGCCGGAAGCATTGTGCTTCCCCTTTATCTGCAAAATGTATTAGGGCTGTCTGCTTTCCAGACAGGTATGCTCATGATGCCCGGCGCTGCTGCCAGTATTATTGTGAGCCCTTTGAGCGGCATGCTTTTTGACAAATTTGGCCCTCGGGTTATTTCTATTGTCGGCCTTTTAGGTTTAACCGGCGCTTTAACCGGACTTGCTTTCATCGGACCTGCGACACCAATCCCTTATCTGGTCTGTATTTATGTACTTCAGTCTGCCGGTCTGACCCTGGCCAATATGCCGGTAAACACCTGGGGGCTTAATGCTCTGAAAAATGAATACATTGCCCATGGCAACGCCATCAGCAATACCGGCCGACAGGTTGGCGGTTCCATCAGCACCGCTATTATTGTTACCATTATGACAATGGTAACCACAGCGCACCAATCTGCCAGTCCTGTTCTATCTACGGCCAGCGGTATACGTGCTGCCTACGGCGTATCGGCCGGCGTAGCCGCCGTCGCCCTTGTTGTCGCGATCTTAAAAGTTCGCCCGGATAAATCCAAAATTGGGTTAGAAACAGAAACGGAGGCCGTCTAA
- a CDS encoding HPP family protein, producing the protein MNRPISDIMDKDVYTCHYSQTLEEAVKILVDKKVGGLTVIDDNRHVIGFISDGDIMKAVAKQKTRSIAGWNYSSMVLYDNESFEEKVEDLKKRNVMELATKRVFCVTLVQPIGEVAEILSSKKIKKIPIVTADGALVGVVRRSTIMRYIFNMLFNSDNARISNV; encoded by the coding sequence ATGAACCGACCAATCAGTGATATTATGGATAAAGATGTCTATACCTGCCATTATTCCCAGACGCTTGAGGAAGCTGTGAAAATTCTGGTTGATAAAAAGGTAGGCGGCTTAACGGTCATCGACGATAATCGCCATGTGATCGGCTTCATCAGCGACGGTGATATTATGAAAGCCGTTGCCAAACAGAAAACCCGATCCATCGCCGGCTGGAACTATTCCTCAATGGTTTTATATGACAATGAATCCTTTGAAGAAAAGGTCGAAGATCTGAAAAAGCGCAACGTTATGGAGCTGGCGACTAAAAGAGTTTTCTGTGTCACACTGGTTCAGCCTATCGGCGAGGTTGCCGAGATTCTCTCAAGCAAAAAGATTAAAAAGATACCAATCGTTACTGCTGATGGCGCTCTGGTGGGCGTTGTACGGCGCTCTACAATCATGCGCTATATTTTCAACATGCTTTTTAACAGTGACAACGCCCGTATATCAAACGTCTAA
- a CDS encoding S-ribosylhomocysteine lyase, with protein sequence MKKIASFTVNHIDLLRGIYVSRKDYCGDDCITTFDIRMKEPNREPVINTAELHTIEHLGATYLRNDPELSEKIVYFGPMGCRTGYYLLMKGELTSKDVAPLVTDLFKFMADFEGEVPGAAPRDCGNYLDMNLGMAKYESKKFLDEILMNLTDANLIYPE encoded by the coding sequence ATGAAAAAAATCGCAAGCTTTACCGTTAACCATATTGATTTATTGCGTGGAATCTACGTTTCACGTAAGGATTACTGCGGCGATGACTGTATCACCACCTTTGATATCCGCATGAAGGAGCCGAACCGCGAGCCGGTTATCAACACTGCTGAACTCCATACCATCGAACATCTCGGTGCTACTTACCTGCGCAATGACCCTGAACTCAGTGAAAAAATTGTCTATTTTGGACCCATGGGCTGCCGCACCGGCTATTACTTGCTAATGAAAGGCGAACTGACCTCAAAGGATGTGGCACCTCTGGTAACCGATCTTTTTAAGTTTATGGCTGATTTTGAAGGAGAGGTTCCGGGCGCTGCCCCGAGAGACTGCGGCAATTACCTGGATATGAATCTGGGCATGGCAAAATATGAATCCAAGAAATTTCTCGATGAAATTTTAATGAACCTGACCGATGCCAATCTGATTTATCCCGAATAG
- a CDS encoding TM1266 family iron-only hydrogenase system putative regulator → METRIALIGIIVESPESVESLNAILHDYSEFIIGRMGIPYKQRNISVISVIVDAPTDVISALSGKLGMLPNINAKTVYSKLPSQ, encoded by the coding sequence ATGGAAACACGAATCGCATTAATTGGAATTATTGTTGAAAGCCCAGAATCGGTGGAAAGCCTTAATGCCATTTTACATGACTACTCCGAATTTATTATCGGCAGAATGGGCATTCCCTACAAGCAGCGCAACATATCCGTTATCAGTGTTATTGTCGACGCTCCGACGGATGTAATCAGTGCCTTATCAGGTAAGCTGGGCATGCTGCCCAATATTAATGCCAAAACCGTTTATTCAAAATTGCCATCACAGTAA
- the hydG gene encoding [FeFe] hydrogenase H-cluster radical SAM maturase HydG — translation MYNKESLTATEFINHEEILETLEYAKANRNNRALIDSLIERAKDCKGLSHREAAVLLECDLEDENEKMYTLAKEIKQKFYGNRIVMFAPLYLSNYCINGCVYCPYHRQNKHIRRKKLTQEEIRDEVIALQDMGHKRLALETGEDPANNPIEYVLESIQTIYGIKHKNGAIRRVNVNIAATTVENYKKLKDAGIGTYILFQETYHKENYEKLHPTGPKHDYAYHTEAMDRAMDGGIDDVGIGVLFGLNMYRYDFVGLLMHAEHLEAAKGVGPHTISVPRIRPADDIDPDSFSDAISDEIFQKIVAVLRIAVPYTGMIISTRESQKTREKVLDLGISQISGGSSTSVGGYVEPEKEEDNSAQFDVSDTRTLDEVVNWLLQLGYIPSFCTACYREGRTGDRFMSLVKAGQIANCCQPNALMTLKEYLEDYASPDTKAKGDFVINEELKDIPKDKVRNIAIENLKAISQGQRDFRF, via the coding sequence ATGTACAATAAGGAATCATTAACCGCAACTGAATTCATCAACCATGAAGAAATTTTAGAAACCCTTGAATATGCGAAAGCCAACAGAAATAACAGAGCGCTCATCGACAGCCTCATCGAACGCGCAAAAGACTGCAAAGGCCTGAGTCATCGAGAAGCCGCTGTTCTACTGGAATGTGACCTTGAGGATGAAAATGAAAAAATGTATACCCTCGCCAAAGAAATCAAACAGAAATTTTACGGCAACCGCATCGTTATGTTCGCCCCGCTTTATCTGTCAAACTACTGTATTAACGGGTGTGTCTATTGCCCTTATCACCGTCAGAACAAGCATATCCGGCGAAAAAAACTGACACAGGAAGAAATACGTGACGAAGTTATTGCTCTTCAGGATATGGGTCATAAGCGCCTGGCGCTGGAAACAGGTGAAGATCCAGCCAACAATCCCATTGAGTACGTACTGGAAAGTATCCAGACCATTTACGGCATCAAACATAAAAACGGTGCGATCCGCCGTGTCAATGTCAACATTGCCGCCACCACCGTAGAAAACTATAAAAAGCTTAAGGACGCTGGTATTGGTACTTATATTTTATTCCAGGAAACCTACCATAAAGAAAACTATGAAAAACTGCATCCTACCGGACCAAAGCATGACTACGCTTATCATACTGAAGCCATGGACCGCGCCATGGACGGCGGTATTGATGATGTGGGCATCGGCGTTTTATTCGGGCTCAACATGTACCGCTACGACTTTGTAGGGCTTTTAATGCATGCTGAGCATCTGGAAGCAGCAAAGGGTGTTGGGCCACACACCATCTCTGTGCCGCGTATCCGCCCTGCAGACGATATTGACCCAGACTCCTTTTCCGACGCTATTTCTGACGAAATCTTTCAGAAAATTGTCGCTGTTCTGCGCATTGCCGTACCTTACACCGGTATGATCATCTCGACTCGAGAATCCCAGAAAACCCGTGAAAAGGTTCTGGATCTGGGTATTTCCCAGATCAGCGGAGGCTCCAGCACTTCCGTCGGCGGCTACGTCGAGCCTGAAAAGGAAGAAGATAACTCTGCCCAGTTTGACGTCAGCGATACCCGAACCCTTGATGAAGTGGTCAACTGGCTGTTGCAGCTTGGCTATATTCCAAGCTTCTGCACCGCCTGTTACCGTGAGGGGCGTACTGGCGACCGGTTCATGAGCCTGGTAAAGGCCGGTCAAATTGCCAACTGCTGCCAGCCCAATGCACTGATGACCCTCAAGGAATATCTTGAGGATTATGCCAGCCCCGATACCAAAGCCAAAGGTGACTTTGTCATTAATGAAGAATTAAAGGACATTCCAAAAGATAAGGTGCGAAATATTGCCATTGAAAACCTCAAGGCTATTTCTCAGGGCCAGCGGGATTTCCGCTTCTGA